In a single window of the Pongo abelii isolate AG06213 chromosome 1, NHGRI_mPonAbe1-v2.0_pri, whole genome shotgun sequence genome:
- the LOC100439787 gene encoding PRAME family member 10, producing MSLQAPSRLLELAGKSLLRNQFLTIFTLDKLPREVFPLMFMEAFSMRRFEALKLMVQSWPFLRLPLGSLMKTPHLETLQAVLRGLDTLVVQKVRPRRWKLQVLDLRDVDENFWTIWSGARALSCSLEAMSKRQTVEDCPRMEEHQPLKVFIDLCLKESTLDECLSYLCGWIHYRRGLVHLCCSKVENYSMSTSSFRNLLERIYPESIQELEVWKKSSLNKTGKFAPYLSQMSNLRKLFLAFGYERELYVNGQWQFIPDLDSPFLCLYYPQMLYIRKISNIKEHLEHLLRYLKNPLVAFTFCDAYLTDWDMECLSQYPSLSQLKELRLIHILMWTTNLEPLGVLLEKVAATLKALILEDCRIQDPQLRVLLPALSHCSQLTTFYFRGNETSMNALKDLLRHTSGLSKLGLELYPAPLESLDNRGHVNWEILAPIRAELMCTLREVRQPKRIFFGPAPCPTCGSWPSENVDFHLCS from the exons ATGAGCCTCCAGGCCCCATCCAGGCTCCTGGAGCTGGCAGGGAAGAGCCTGCTAAGGAACCAGTTCTTGACCATCTTCACCCTGGACAAGCTGCCCAGGGAGGTCTTCCCTCTGATGTTCATGGAGGCCTTCAGCATGAGACGTTTTGAGGCCCTGAAGCTGATGGTGCAGTCCTGGCCCTTCCTCCGCCTCCCTCTGGGATCCCTGATGAAGACACCTCATCTGGAGACCTTGCAAGCTGTCCTGAGGGGACTTGATACACTGGTGGTCCAGAAGGTTCGCCCCAG GAGGTGGAAACTTCAAGTGCTGGATTTGAGGGATGTTGATGAGAATTTCTGGACCATATGGTCTGGAGCCAGGGCCCTCTCCTGCTCCCTAGAGGCCATGAGTAAGAGGCAGACAGTGGAGGACTGTCCAAGAATGGAAGAGCACCAGCCCTTGAAGGTGTTCATAGACCTCTGCCTAAAGGAAAGTACACTGGATGAATGCCTGAGCTACCTTTGTGGATGGATCCACTACAGAAGAGGTCTAGTGCACCTGTGTTGTAGCAAGGTGGAGAATTACTCAATGTCCACTTCAAGTTTCAGAAATTTATTGGAAAGGATATACCCAGAGAGTATCCAGGAGTTGGAAGTCTGGAAAAAGTCCTCTCTGAATAAAACAGGAAAGTTTGCCCCTTACCTGAGCCAGATGAGCAATCTTCGCAAACTCTTTTTAGCCTTTGGTTATGAGCGTGAGTTATACGTGAATGGCCAGTGGCAGTTCATTCCTGACTTGGACTCTCCATTCCTCTGCCTGTACTACCCCCAGATGCTTTATATAAGAAAGATCAGTAATATCAAAGAGCACCTGGAGCACCTGCTCAG GTACCTCAAGAACCCCTTGGTGGCCTTTACATTCTGTGATGCTTACCTAACTGATTGGGACATGGAGTGTCTGTCTCAGTACCCAAGCCTCAGTCAGCTAAAGGAGCTGCGTCTGATTCATATCCTAATGTGGACCACCAATCTTGAGCCCCTTGGAGTTCTGCTGGAGAAAGTTGCTGCTACTCTCAAGGCCCTCATCTTAGAGGACTGTCGGATCCAGGACCCCCAACTCAGGGTCCTCCTGCCTGCCCTGAGTCACTGTTCCCAGCTCACCACCTTCTACTTTCGTGGAAATGAGACCTCCATGAATGCTCTGAAAGACCTTCTGCGTCACACAAGCGGGCTGAGCAAGTTAGGCCTGGAGTTGTATCCTGCCCCTCTGGAGAGTCTTGACAACAGGGGTCATGTCAACTGGGAGATCCTTGCCCCAATTCGGGCTGAGCTGATGTGTACACTCAGGGAAGTCAGGCAGCCCAAGAGGATCTTCTTTGGTCCCGCCCCTTGCCCTACTTGTGGCTCATGGCCATCTGAGAATGTGGACTTCCATCTTTGCTCTTAG
- the LOC100440158 gene encoding heterogeneous nuclear ribonucleoprotein C-like 3: MASNVTNKMDPQSMSSRVFIGNLNTLVVKKSDVEAIFSKYGKIAGCSVHKGFAFVQYDKEKNARAAVAGEDGRMIAGQVVDVNPAAEPKVNRGNAGVKRPAAEIHGSSFDLDYDFQRDLYDGMYSFPARVPPPPAIALAVVPSKRQCISGNTSRRGKGGFNSKSGKWGSSKSGKLKGDDLQAIKQELTQIKQKVNSLLENLEKIEKEQSKQGVEVKNAKSEEEQTSGSGKKDETHVKMESEGGADDSAEEGDLLDDDDNEDQGHDQLELVKDDEKGAEEGEDDRDRANGRDDSEAHSGV, from the coding sequence ATGGCCAGCAACGTTACCAACAAGATGGATCCTCAATCCATGAGCTCCCGTGTGTTCATTGGGAATCTCAACACTCTTGTTGTCAAGAAATCTGATGTGGAGGCAATCTTTTCCAAGTATGGCAAAATTGCGGGCTGCTCTGTTCATAAGGGCTTTGCCTTCGTTCAATATGATAAGGAGAAAAATGCCCGGGCTGCTGTAGCAGGAGAGGATGGCAGAATGATTGCTGGCCAGGTTGTAGATGTTAACCCGGCTGCAGAGCCAAAAGTGAACCGAGGAAACGCAGGTGTGAAAAGACCAGCAGCGGAGATCCACGGCTCCTCTTTTGACTTGGACTATGACTTTCAACGGGATCTTTATGATGGGATGTACAGTTTCCCAGCACGTGTACCTCCTCCTCCTGCTATTGCTCTGGCTGTAGTGCCCTCAAAACGCCAGTGCATATCAGGAAACACCTCACGAAGGGGCAAAGGTGGCTTCAATTCTAAGAGTGGAAAGTGGGGATCTTCCAAGTCTGGAAAGTTGAAAGGAGATGATCTTCAGGCCATTAAGCAGGAGTTGACCCAGATAAAACAGAAAGTGAATTCTCTCCTGGAAAACctggaaaaaattgaaaaggaacagAGCAAACAAGGAGTAGAGGTGAAGAATGCTAAGTCTGAAGAGGAGCAGACCAGCGGCTCCGGGAAGAAAGACGAGACTCACGTGAAGATGGAGTCTGAGGGGGGTGCAGATGACTCTGCTGAGGAGGGGGACCTActggatgatgatgataatgaggaTCAGGGGCATGACCAGCTGGAGTTGGTCAAGGATGATGAAaaaggggctgaggaaggagaggatgacaGAGACAGGGCAAATGGCCGGGATGACTCTGAAGCACATAGTGGGGTTTAG